One Pantoea trifolii genomic region harbors:
- a CDS encoding amino acid adenylation domain-containing protein, giving the protein MATFNPAPSAAYPLVAAQPGIWIADSIAQPRNQFTVAHYSVLHGNINRAALDSAIQQAMAEADTVQARFGLDDNGNPAQWFDAQAPVAPEWHDFSQRADASSQAHKLMQADLAAELPADGDKPLYRHALMRIGDGSWLWYQRYHHLLVDGFSFEALTQRVAAIYAALCAGATPAPSPFTPFTTVIEEIQQWQDSPAYARSASHWQSYAADLPETLTLSSENVSDHGDRPISCQVTLPQLATLRQQQQLADSSEGDIVSALLVAYLARFSNSQRLSIGFPFMRRMGSAAISTLGPVVNVLPLIFTVSDEMTLPMLVQQVQGEIRKARRHQRYEAEQLRRDLGLVGSSQTLYGPVINVKVYHDDLQFDGHAAPTHTLAMGPVDDLEFEVGFRDGVLQLTLVANPRRYDAQTLQRHAERISHLLTQFAADANMSLGALSLLAPQEQIDLQRWSTGPTIVPPADTCTIVDILLQAAEQYGAQTAVVCAERSLSYRQLADRAMQLAHLLIARGLQADDVVAIGIPRSVDSLVAIFGVLASGAAYMPLDLDYPRERLALMCDDAQPKLLLTHSSTLAQMPELPHLRIDQLVLSDYSTARPDTQLCGDDLAYMIYTSGSTGRPKGVMSTHQGLLNLYLSHREHLFGPAIARFTANSPRRMRAGHTASFSFDSSWEPLFCMLMGCELNIFDEELRRDAWGLIQQMNAVPVDLLDITPSFFSQMIDSGLLEADNHRPSFVMIGGEAATPTLWKLMQQQQQMEIHNYYGPSEYTIDTLGASVMASPQPIIGRPVGNSDVYLLDNQLRQVPIGCAGELYIAGTGIARGYLRRPDLTSGRFVANPFRDGDVMYRSGDLMRWRQDGQLAFIGRTDHQIKVRGFRVELGEVENALVALPEVSTAVVIAEVIGATHRLIGYCSVQDDALRADADLSARLLAQLATQLPDYMVPAVLMVMDELPLNVNGKIDRQALPKPQQAQQSQSRAASTPQEQLICHAIASLLGLESVGAEDDFFALGGDSISAMGLSTAARRAGYLLRPREIFAERTAARMARDLQPLAQHHTGVRVAQQGAIGGLPILHWFNAQAGINARFAHGVLLSVPPQLQLAQLEQLIDQLAQAHPALNAFTRGDQLFVGEALASRPARVRVLEVQDRDRAAEQAFSEDAEALDPANGALLRATLLQQDGISCGLVLTLHHLIVDGVSWRVLLDELQQAGDALINNTPLVIPSEETSLHDWSAALLANLSARASELPFWQQMLAEPLPLVGERPIKPSNRHQHQRTLLDASTTHALLNTLPQHYRATSEELLLTLLTMALRQLNGSAQQRVTLESHGRAELHAQQDLARTVGWLTAEFPLLLPLPENPHAPLNECVRAVKAVLRAVPDRGIGYGQLRWLDAHRGVTMEKLAAQHAPQVLFNYLGRFTQRSGDWSPQRTARQFRDTFAVLQDQALPLQHALELNVFVEEQPNAAQLALNWSWAEGVLNAEAIADLHQAMAAAAQALITLAQQQPQHAANTLVAAEVALEGVDDALLQQLLARHGTFSHVLPLLPLQKGLLFHAQTTAQQGSYNSLTRLTISGDISPAAVQTALDAVLQRHPQLAARFDAELSLQPLQLIPETQLHWPLTLHQLADDDDIVALEHQALAQDLFSQPIMLHATLIAHRDGMRWTLLLNAHHLVVDGWSTPVILNDLLSALRQQTLPAHSSSYADIVRQLSQRDSDEARQQWQECLQEVRPTLLYPQAADSAVNEKRITLDVTLERELYALCRTRGLTLNTVMQGLWGLMLSVASGQQDVVFGAPVSGRFGQIDGIDQHVGLFSNTLPVRLRFDHQRPLLAQLADHQAQQIQLIEQDCLGLAEIQQLVGVGTLFDTLLVVENYPDNQMLLDANAAVRCEAIHNRGYTHYPLTLLVLPGEQLTLLMEYRDCVSEPERLAERLQLLLQQLVSTPDLPLTQWKLQTLAEQSLLAWVNNTGVQLENETLQQAIAQQAARTPDALALMDMEHRLRYGEMQRQAMLLADRLIEAGVMPGDIVAVALPRSVRLSIALTAILQAGAAYLPLDIGYPDERLAYMVEDARPWVLITESALETRFAAFGTLMMFDGLAAEHIQPRHALPQADASRPAYVLYTSGSTGKPKGVVVNQRAIVNRLRWMQASYPLRADDVVLQKTPCSFDVSVWEFFWPLMTGAQLMMAPPEAHRDPQALWQLIDDYRVTTMHFVPSMLAAFVGHLAAQTDRACPTLRRVFCSGEALACDLARSYEAVIAAPLHNLYGPTEAAVDVTWQPASGSALDGLNGPGVPIGRPVWNTQLHILDSLLRPVPVGVPGDLYLSGVQLADGYLHRADLTSQRFVAAPFAEGERMYRTGDIASWRADGAVEYLGRSDDQLKMRGQRIEPGEIEQALVALPGVAQAVVAARTLTQHATPGVDNRQLLGWLVAEAGAALDIETVKQQLGERLPAHMQPVSYLLLDHLPLSANGKLDRKALPMPQLSARSGRLPHSANERLLADLFQQLLGCDSVFADDDFFALGGHSLLAMRLAAELRRREVPPLSVGQIIAARSVEKLAALLDGGANSESGGNGELLPLRAGHGPTLFCIHPASGFAWQYSALLHYLDGDFPIVGLQSPRPHGVIAACHSVEAMCDHHLQAIRQQQPSGPYFLLGYSLGGTLAQGIAARLQAQGETVAFLGLLDTYPAEGQDWRTPDADEAEQEVAREQAEFMAATEDERDPLLREEKAAMFSTIVANYKDAVARLAEARTPRYAGNATLFMAEKTLPPDMDVRASWAPFVDELTIFPLDCEHADILSADSLKVLGPLINRLLAG; this is encoded by the coding sequence TTGGCAACGTTTAATCCGGCCCCTTCAGCGGCCTATCCTTTAGTCGCGGCGCAGCCCGGCATCTGGATCGCTGACAGCATTGCGCAGCCGCGCAACCAATTTACCGTGGCGCACTACAGCGTGCTGCACGGCAACATCAATCGGGCGGCGCTGGACAGCGCCATTCAGCAAGCGATGGCGGAAGCCGATACTGTGCAGGCGCGCTTCGGCCTTGACGATAATGGCAATCCGGCGCAGTGGTTTGATGCGCAAGCGCCGGTCGCGCCGGAATGGCACGATTTCAGCCAGCGTGCCGATGCGAGCAGCCAGGCGCACAAACTAATGCAGGCCGATCTCGCCGCCGAGCTGCCCGCCGACGGCGACAAACCGCTTTATCGTCACGCGCTGATGCGCATCGGCGACGGCAGCTGGCTGTGGTATCAGCGCTATCACCATTTGCTGGTGGATGGTTTCAGTTTTGAAGCGCTGACCCAACGCGTCGCGGCGATCTATGCCGCCCTTTGCGCCGGAGCAACGCCCGCGCCCTCGCCGTTTACCCCGTTCACCACGGTGATTGAAGAGATTCAGCAGTGGCAGGATTCACCTGCATATGCGCGCTCCGCTAGCCACTGGCAAAGCTACGCAGCGGATCTGCCAGAGACGCTGACGCTGTCCAGCGAAAATGTGAGCGATCATGGCGATCGTCCGATCAGCTGTCAGGTCACGCTGCCGCAACTGGCCACGCTGCGTCAGCAACAACAACTGGCCGACAGTAGCGAAGGCGATATCGTCAGCGCGCTGTTGGTGGCTTATCTGGCCCGCTTCAGCAACAGCCAACGTTTGTCGATTGGCTTCCCGTTTATGCGCCGCATGGGTTCGGCGGCGATTTCCACGCTCGGCCCGGTGGTCAACGTGTTGCCGCTGATTTTCACCGTTAGCGATGAGATGACGTTGCCGATGCTGGTGCAGCAGGTGCAAGGCGAAATCCGCAAAGCGCGCCGTCATCAGCGCTATGAAGCAGAACAGCTGCGCCGCGATCTCGGCCTGGTCGGCAGCAGCCAGACGCTGTATGGCCCGGTGATTAACGTCAAGGTTTACCACGACGATCTGCAATTCGACGGCCATGCTGCCCCAACCCACACGCTGGCGATGGGCCCGGTAGACGATCTGGAGTTTGAAGTCGGCTTCCGCGATGGCGTATTACAGCTCACACTGGTGGCTAACCCGCGCCGCTACGATGCGCAAACGCTACAACGTCACGCCGAGCGTATCAGCCATCTGCTCACGCAGTTCGCGGCGGATGCCAACATGAGCCTGGGCGCGCTGTCATTGCTGGCGCCGCAGGAGCAGATCGATCTGCAACGCTGGTCGACCGGCCCCACCATCGTGCCGCCTGCCGATACCTGCACCATCGTCGATATCCTGTTGCAAGCTGCGGAGCAATACGGCGCGCAAACTGCGGTGGTGTGCGCCGAGCGCAGCCTCAGCTATCGCCAGCTCGCCGATCGCGCGATGCAACTGGCGCACCTGCTGATCGCACGCGGTTTACAAGCGGACGACGTAGTGGCGATTGGTATTCCACGTTCAGTGGATTCTCTGGTGGCGATATTCGGCGTGCTGGCGAGCGGCGCGGCCTATATGCCGCTCGATCTCGATTATCCACGCGAACGCCTGGCGCTGATGTGTGATGACGCGCAGCCTAAGCTGCTGCTGACGCACTCCAGCACGCTGGCGCAAATGCCTGAGTTGCCGCATCTGCGCATTGACCAGCTTGTATTGAGCGATTATTCCACCGCACGACCTGATACCCAACTGTGCGGCGACGATCTGGCCTACATGATTTACACCTCAGGTTCGACCGGCCGCCCGAAAGGCGTGATGAGCACCCATCAAGGTTTGCTCAATCTGTACCTGTCGCACCGCGAGCATTTGTTCGGCCCGGCGATTGCGCGCTTCACTGCCAACAGCCCGCGCCGCATGCGCGCCGGTCACACCGCCTCCTTCTCGTTCGATTCTTCATGGGAACCGCTGTTCTGCATGCTGATGGGCTGCGAGCTGAATATCTTCGACGAAGAGCTGCGCCGCGATGCGTGGGGGCTGATTCAGCAGATGAACGCGGTGCCGGTTGACTTGCTGGATATCACCCCGTCGTTCTTCTCGCAGATGATCGACAGCGGTCTGCTGGAAGCCGATAACCATCGTCCCTCCTTCGTGATGATTGGCGGGGAAGCCGCCACGCCAACGCTGTGGAAGCTGATGCAGCAACAGCAGCAGATGGAGATCCACAACTATTATGGCCCGTCGGAATACACCATCGATACGCTGGGCGCCAGCGTCATGGCGTCACCGCAGCCGATAATTGGTCGTCCGGTGGGCAACAGCGACGTCTATCTGCTGGATAACCAGCTGCGTCAGGTTCCGATTGGCTGCGCTGGCGAGCTGTATATCGCCGGAACCGGCATCGCGCGCGGTTATCTGCGCCGTCCCGATCTCACCAGCGGACGCTTCGTCGCCAACCCCTTCCGCGACGGCGATGTGATGTACCGCAGCGGCGACCTGATGCGCTGGCGGCAGGATGGTCAGCTGGCGTTTATTGGCCGTACCGATCACCAGATTAAAGTGCGCGGCTTCCGCGTTGAACTCGGTGAAGTGGAAAACGCGCTGGTGGCGCTGCCGGAAGTCAGCACCGCCGTGGTGATCGCCGAAGTGATAGGTGCCACGCATCGCCTGATTGGTTACTGCTCGGTGCAGGATGACGCGTTGCGCGCCGATGCCGATCTCAGCGCCCGTTTGCTGGCGCAACTGGCCACGCAGCTGCCGGATTACATGGTGCCTGCGGTATTGATGGTGATGGACGAATTGCCACTCAACGTTAACGGCAAGATTGATCGCCAGGCGCTGCCGAAGCCACAACAGGCGCAGCAGAGCCAGAGTCGCGCCGCCAGCACGCCGCAGGAGCAGCTGATTTGCCACGCGATTGCCAGCCTGCTGGGGCTGGAGAGCGTTGGTGCAGAAGATGATTTCTTCGCACTCGGCGGCGACAGCATCTCAGCGATGGGGCTCAGCACCGCCGCACGTCGCGCCGGTTATCTGCTGCGTCCACGCGAAATCTTTGCCGAACGCACCGCCGCACGCATGGCGCGGGATTTGCAGCCGCTGGCGCAGCACCACACTGGCGTGCGCGTAGCGCAACAGGGCGCGATTGGCGGCTTGCCGATTCTGCACTGGTTCAACGCCCAGGCGGGCATCAATGCGCGCTTTGCGCACGGCGTGCTGCTGTCGGTGCCGCCGCAGTTGCAACTCGCACAGCTGGAACAGTTGATCGATCAGCTGGCGCAGGCGCATCCGGCGCTCAACGCCTTCACGCGCGGCGATCAGCTATTTGTTGGCGAAGCGCTGGCGTCGCGCCCTGCCCGCGTGCGTGTGCTTGAGGTGCAGGATCGCGACCGCGCAGCGGAACAGGCGTTTAGCGAAGATGCGGAGGCGCTCGATCCGGCAAACGGCGCGCTGCTTCGCGCCACGCTGCTTCAGCAAGACGGTATCAGCTGTGGTTTGGTGCTGACGCTGCATCACCTGATTGTTGATGGCGTATCGTGGCGCGTATTGCTGGATGAGCTGCAACAGGCCGGTGACGCGCTGATCAATAACACGCCGCTGGTGATCCCCTCCGAGGAAACCTCGCTACATGACTGGTCAGCGGCGCTGCTGGCAAATCTCTCGGCGCGCGCCTCGGAATTACCGTTCTGGCAACAGATGCTGGCAGAACCGCTGCCACTTGTCGGTGAACGACCAATTAAGCCCAGCAATCGCCACCAGCATCAACGCACGCTGCTGGATGCCTCGACTACCCACGCGCTACTCAACACGCTGCCGCAACACTATCGCGCCACCAGCGAAGAGCTGCTGCTGACGCTGCTGACGATGGCATTGCGCCAACTCAACGGCAGCGCACAGCAGCGCGTCACGCTGGAGTCGCATGGTCGTGCCGAACTGCATGCACAGCAGGATCTGGCGCGCACCGTCGGCTGGCTGACGGCGGAATTCCCGCTGCTGCTGCCGTTACCCGAAAATCCCCACGCGCCGCTCAATGAGTGCGTACGCGCAGTGAAAGCGGTGCTGCGTGCGGTGCCGGATCGCGGTATTGGCTACGGTCAGCTGCGCTGGCTTGATGCGCATCGCGGCGTGACGATGGAAAAACTGGCAGCACAACACGCGCCGCAGGTGCTGTTTAACTACCTTGGACGCTTCACGCAGCGCAGCGGTGACTGGTCGCCACAGCGCACCGCGCGGCAGTTCCGCGACACCTTTGCGGTGTTGCAGGATCAGGCGCTGCCGCTGCAGCACGCGCTGGAACTCAACGTTTTCGTTGAGGAGCAGCCAAACGCGGCGCAGCTGGCGCTGAACTGGAGCTGGGCGGAAGGCGTACTCAACGCCGAGGCGATTGCCGATTTACATCAGGCAATGGCCGCTGCCGCGCAGGCGCTGATCACGCTAGCACAACAGCAGCCGCAGCACGCCGCCAATACGCTGGTGGCCGCCGAGGTGGCGCTGGAAGGCGTTGATGATGCGCTGCTGCAACAACTGCTTGCGCGTCACGGCACGTTCAGCCATGTGCTGCCGCTGTTGCCCTTGCAGAAAGGTCTGCTGTTCCACGCGCAAACCACCGCGCAGCAAGGCAGCTATAACTCGTTAACCCGCCTGACAATCAGCGGCGATATCAGCCCCGCAGCGGTACAAACCGCGCTCGACGCGGTGTTACAGCGCCATCCACAGCTGGCGGCGCGCTTCGACGCTGAACTCAGCCTGCAGCCGCTACAGCTGATACCTGAAACGCAATTGCACTGGCCGCTAACACTGCATCAGCTAGCCGACGACGATGACATTGTGGCGCTGGAACATCAGGCGCTGGCGCAGGATCTGTTTAGCCAGCCGATCATGCTGCACGCCACGCTGATCGCCCATCGCGATGGCATGCGCTGGACGCTGCTGCTCAACGCGCATCATCTGGTGGTGGACGGCTGGTCAACGCCAGTGATCCTCAACGATCTGCTCAGCGCACTGCGTCAGCAAACCTTGCCCGCACACAGCAGCAGCTACGCCGACATTGTGCGTCAGCTCAGCCAGCGCGACAGCGATGAAGCGCGGCAGCAGTGGCAGGAATGCCTGCAAGAGGTGCGTCCGACGCTGCTCTATCCGCAGGCCGCCGACAGCGCGGTCAACGAAAAGCGCATTACGCTGGATGTCACGCTGGAGCGGGAGCTCTACGCGCTGTGCCGGACGCGCGGCTTAACCCTGAACACCGTGATGCAGGGATTGTGGGGCTTAATGTTGTCGGTCGCCAGCGGCCAGCAAGACGTGGTGTTTGGTGCGCCGGTTTCTGGCCGTTTTGGCCAGATTGACGGCATCGATCAGCACGTTGGCCTGTTCAGCAACACGTTGCCGGTGCGCCTGCGCTTCGATCATCAACGTCCTTTGCTGGCACAGCTCGCCGATCATCAGGCGCAGCAAATCCAGCTGATTGAGCAGGATTGCCTCGGTCTCGCCGAGATCCAGCAGCTGGTCGGCGTGGGTACGCTGTTCGATACCTTGCTGGTGGTGGAGAACTATCCGGACAACCAAATGCTGCTGGATGCCAACGCCGCCGTACGCTGCGAAGCGATTCACAATCGTGGTTACACGCACTATCCGCTGACGCTGCTGGTGCTGCCGGGCGAACAGCTGACGTTGCTGATGGAGTATCGCGACTGCGTCAGCGAGCCGGAACGTCTGGCCGAGCGGCTGCAATTGCTACTGCAACAGCTGGTCAGCACGCCGGATCTGCCGCTGACGCAGTGGAAGTTGCAAACGCTGGCCGAGCAATCGCTGCTCGCCTGGGTCAACAACACCGGCGTGCAGTTGGAAAATGAAACCCTGCAACAGGCGATTGCTCAGCAGGCAGCCCGCACGCCAGACGCGCTGGCGCTAATGGATATGGAGCATCGTCTGCGCTACGGCGAAATGCAGCGTCAGGCCATGCTGCTGGCGGATCGCCTGATTGAAGCGGGCGTGATGCCGGGCGATATCGTTGCCGTGGCGCTGCCGCGCTCGGTGCGTCTCAGCATTGCGCTCACTGCCATCCTGCAGGCGGGCGCGGCGTACTTGCCGCTGGATATCGGTTATCCCGATGAACGTCTGGCTTACATGGTAGAAGATGCGCGGCCTTGGGTGTTGATCACCGAATCCGCGCTGGAAACCCGCTTCGCTGCGTTTGGCACGCTGATGATGTTTGATGGCTTAGCCGCTGAACACATTCAGCCGCGCCACGCTTTGCCGCAGGCGGATGCCAGTCGCCCGGCTTACGTGCTTTATACCTCCGGCTCAACCGGCAAACCGAAAGGCGTGGTGGTGAATCAACGCGCCATCGTCAACCGCCTGCGCTGGATGCAGGCCAGCTATCCGCTGCGCGCTGACGACGTTGTGTTGCAGAAGACGCCGTGCAGCTTTGATGTTTCGGTGTGGGAATTCTTCTGGCCGCTGATGACCGGCGCGCAGCTGATGATGGCACCGCCGGAAGCGCATCGCGATCCGCAGGCGCTGTGGCAGCTGATCGACGATTATCGTGTGACCACCATGCACTTCGTGCCGTCGATGCTGGCGGCCTTTGTCGGCCATCTCGCCGCGCAAACCGATCGGGCTTGCCCGACGCTGCGCCGCGTATTCTGCAGCGGTGAAGCGTTGGCGTGCGATTTGGCGCGCAGCTATGAGGCGGTTATCGCCGCGCCGCTGCACAATCTGTATGGCCCAACCGAAGCCGCCGTCGATGTCACCTGGCAACCGGCCAGCGGCAGCGCGCTGGACGGCCTCAACGGGCCGGGCGTGCCGATTGGCCGTCCAGTGTGGAACACGCAGCTGCATATTCTCGATAGCCTGCTGCGTCCGGTGCCAGTTGGCGTGCCAGGCGATCTCTATCTCAGCGGCGTGCAGCTGGCCGATGGCTATTTGCATCGCGCCGACCTCACGTCACAGCGCTTTGTCGCCGCGCCGTTTGCCGAAGGCGAGCGCATGTATCGCACCGGTGATATCGCCAGCTGGCGCGCTGACGGTGCGGTGGAGTATCTCGGCCGCAGCGACGATCAGCTGAAGATGCGCGGACAGCGTATCGAGCCAGGTGAAATCGAACAGGCGTTAGTGGCGCTGCCGGGCGTAGCACAGGCAGTGGTCGCGGCGCGTACGCTGACGCAGCACGCCACGCCGGGCGTCGATAACCGTCAGCTGCTCGGCTGGCTGGTGGCCGAAGCGGGCGCAGCGCTGGATATCGAAACGGTGAAGCAGCAGCTGGGTGAACGTCTGCCGGCGCATATGCAGCCGGTCAGCTATCTGCTGCTCGACCATCTGCCACTCAGCGCCAACGGCAAGCTGGATCGTAAAGCGCTGCCGATGCCGCAGCTCAGCGCGCGCAGCGGTCGCCTGCCGCACAGCGCCAACGAGCGTCTGCTGGCGGATCTGTTCCAGCAGCTGCTCGGTTGCGACAGCGTATTTGCCGACGATGATTTCTTCGCGCTCGGTGGTCATTCGCTGCTGGCAATGCGTCTGGCGGCGGAACTGCGTCGTCGCGAGGTGCCGCCGCTCAGCGTCGGGCAGATCATCGCCGCGCGCAGCGTGGAGAAACTGGCGGCGCTGCTCGACGGCGGTGCCAACAGTGAAAGCGGTGGTAACGGCGAACTGCTGCCGCTGCGCGCTGGTCACGGCCCGACGCTGTTCTGCATCCATCCGGCATCCGGCTTCGCCTGGCAGTACAGCGCCCTGCTGCATTATCTCGACGGCGACTTCCCGATTGTCGGCCTGCAATCGCCGCGTCCACATGGCGTGATTGCCGCGTGTCACAGCGTGGAAGCGATGTGCGATCACCATCTGCAGGCGATTCGCCAGCAGCAGCCGAGCGGCCCTTATTTCCTGCTCGGCTATTCACTCGGCGGCACGCTGGCGCAAGGCATCGCGGCACGTTTGCAGGCGCAGGGTGAAACGGTGGCATTCCTTGGCCTGTTGGATACCTATCCGGCAGAAGGTCAGGACTGGCGCACGCCAGATGCCGATGAGGCGGAACAGGAAGTGGCGCGAGAGCAGGCTGAATTTATGGCTGCGACCGAGGATGAGCGCGATCCGCTGCTGCGTGAAGAGAAGGCGGCGATGTTTAGCACCATCGTCGCCAACTACAAAGACGCCGTGGCGCGCCTCGCCGAAGCGCGCACCCCGCGTTATGCCGGCAACGCCACGCTGTTTATGGCGGAAAAAACGCTGCCGCCGGATATGGATGTGCGCGCCAGTTGGGCACCGTTCGTTGATGAATTAACCATTTTCCCGCTGGATTGCGAGCACGCCGATATTCTTTCGGCGGATTCGTTGAAGGTGTTGGGACCGTTGATTAATCGTTTGTTGGCGGGTTGA
- a CDS encoding MbtH family protein, with product MSEQQNPFDNDTLDFLVLLNARQQYSLWPAFAPVPAGWHNVAGPLTRSAAIEFIEANWHDMRPATQQTSSTAH from the coding sequence ATGTCTGAACAACAGAATCCGTTTGATAACGACACGCTCGATTTTCTGGTGCTGCTCAACGCGCGTCAGCAATACAGCCTGTGGCCGGCTTTTGCTCCGGTTCCGGCAGGCTGGCACAACGTGGCGGGACCGCTGACGCGCAGCGCCGCCATTGAGTTTATCGAAGCAAACTGGCACGACATGCGGCCAGCGACGCAACAGACGTCGTCTACCGCGCATTAA
- the fes gene encoding enterochelin esterase, whose translation MFLTSAEKTTQTWLPAGTVAQWLQQADLGSEGWWQRLYAVGTPLVERDENGQTTMHFFWRDPEGHSAVSSTERVYVDINGVTDHHSEAPESLVRVGDSNVWHWLTAIESDWRGSYSLIPATAQQLPPQFCGDDAACRALQRKWWISLMPLAIPDKFNPTPPFLSSRRFALSNAHMPDAPDQSAWRALDAGMAETWPDTLQTLQWHSTLLNVTRNVWLYSTGTTTQPEQRPLAILLDGQNWVYGQPIFSALDQVTADGELPPACWLFIDVIDSQHREAELPCNETFWQAVQQELLPLARQHAAFSGDADRTLVAGQSYGGLAALYAGLHWPQRFGRILTQSGSFWWPHLQYIRDYANREQHAPGLILERLQQGDLPPGKLKIFQEVGDREADMVYVNQQIVPALQAAGHELHFRRFAGGHDALCWRGGLIDGCRWLLADFLPTTSPSEGNNHV comes from the coding sequence ATGTTTCTAACAAGCGCAGAAAAAACGACGCAGACGTGGTTGCCCGCCGGGACAGTTGCGCAATGGTTGCAGCAGGCGGATTTGGGTAGCGAAGGCTGGTGGCAGCGGCTTTATGCGGTCGGTACGCCGCTGGTTGAGCGTGACGAAAATGGCCAAACGACCATGCACTTCTTCTGGCGCGATCCCGAAGGACATTCCGCAGTTTCTTCCACCGAACGGGTTTACGTCGATATTAACGGCGTCACCGATCACCACAGCGAAGCGCCAGAAAGTCTGGTTCGCGTGGGCGACAGCAACGTCTGGCATTGGTTGACCGCCATTGAATCTGATTGGCGCGGCAGTTACAGCCTGATTCCCGCCACCGCACAGCAGTTGCCGCCGCAGTTTTGTGGCGACGATGCCGCCTGTCGCGCGCTACAGCGCAAGTGGTGGATCTCGCTGATGCCGCTGGCGATCCCCGACAAATTCAATCCCACGCCGCCGTTTCTCAGCAGCCGCCGTTTTGCCTTAAGCAATGCGCACATGCCGGATGCGCCGGATCAATCCGCCTGGCGCGCGCTGGATGCCGGCATGGCGGAAACCTGGCCAGATACGCTGCAAACCCTGCAGTGGCACAGCACGTTGCTCAACGTCACGCGTAACGTCTGGCTCTACAGCACCGGCACAACAACTCAGCCCGAACAGCGTCCGCTGGCGATCCTACTCGACGGACAAAACTGGGTGTACGGCCAACCGATTTTCAGCGCGCTGGATCAGGTCACCGCCGATGGCGAACTTCCGCCCGCCTGTTGGCTGTTTATCGATGTCATCGATAGCCAGCATCGCGAAGCCGAATTGCCGTGCAATGAAACCTTCTGGCAGGCGGTGCAGCAGGAACTGTTACCGCTGGCACGCCAGCACGCAGCGTTCAGCGGCGACGCCGATCGCACGCTGGTGGCCGGACAAAGCTATGGCGGACTTGCCGCGTTGTATGCGGGTTTGCACTGGCCGCAGCGTTTTGGCCGCATTCTCACGCAATCCGGCTCCTTCTGGTGGCCGCATCTGCAATACATCCGCGACTACGCCAACCGCGAGCAGCACGCGCCGGGTTTGATACTGGAACGGCTGCAACAGGGCGATTTACCGCCGGGCAAGCTGAAGATTTTCCAGGAAGTGGGCGATCGCGAGGCAGACATGGTGTACGTCAACCAGCAGATCGTCCCGGCGCTGCAAGCCGCAGGCCATGAATTACATTTTCGCCGCTTCGCCGGAGGGCACGATGCGTTGTGCTGGCGCGGCGGTCTGATCGACGGCTGCCGCTGGCTGCTGGCCGATTTTCTCCCTACAACCTCACCTTCTGAAGGTAATAACCATGTCTGA